The Shinella zoogloeoides genome contains the following window.
GTTGCTTGAAGCGCTTCAGGTCCGACGGAAGCCGCCATGGCAGGTCGCCATCGCGGCCGATGACGCCGTTCCGCGCGACTGCGACGACGAGGACGATCTTGGCTTGGCTCATGCGGCTTTCCCGAAATCAGACGGCGATGGGCGCCTTGATGCTTGAATCGGCTTCATAGCCGACCAGTTCGAAGTCCTCGAATTTGAAGGAGAAAAGGTCCTTCACATCGGGGTTGATCTTCATGAAGGGCAACGGCTTCGGCGTGCGCGTCATCTGCGTGCGCACCTGCTCGAAATGGTTGGCGTAGATATGGGCGTCGCCGAGCGTATGCACGAAATCGCCGGGCTGGAGGCCCGTCACCTGCGCCACCATCATGGTCAGCAGCGCATAGGAGGCGATGTTGAAGGGCACGCCGAGGAAGATATCGGCGGAGCGCTGGTAGAGCTGGCAGGAGAGCCTGCCGTCCGCAACGTAGAACTGGAACAGGCAATGGCACGGCGGCAGCGCCATTTCGTCGACCAGCGCCGGGTTCCAGGCCGAGACGATATGGCGGCGCGAGTTCGGATTGTTCCGGATGCTGTCGACCACCGCGACGATCTGGTCGAGATGGCGGCCGTCATGGGTCGGCCAGGAGCGCCACTGGTAGCCGTAGACCGGGCCGAGATCGCCGTTGGCGTCCGCCCATTCGTCCCAGATGGTCACGCCGTTGTCGCGCAGATAGGCGATGTTGGTGTCGCCCTTCAGGAACCACAGCAGTTCATGGATGATGGAGCGCAGGTGCAGCTTCTTGGTGGTCAGCACCGGGAAACCTTCGGCAAGGTCGAAGCGCATCTGGTAGCCGAAGACGCCGCGCGTGCCCGTGCCGGTCCGGTCCCCGCGGTCGGAGCCGTTTTCCATCACATGGGCGAGAAGGTCGAGATATTGCTGCATGACCGCCGTCGATTCGTTGTCCAGCGTAAGATACTAGAGCCGAAGCGGCGGCGGCCAAAGGGTGAAATGGATTTTTCCCGGCTTTCCTCAGGCAAGCGCGCCGAGTTTTCCGAGTTCCTTGGCGGTGAGGTAGTAGAAGGTCACGCGCGATTTGGTACGGTCGTCGGCCATCGCCTTGCACACCGCCTCGACCGCCTTGTCGGCGGCATCCCCGGTAATGCCGAGCTTCTTGCCGCACCACTTCTCCTTGACGCGGCCCAGCTCTTCGGGATCGGTGCAGGAGACCAGGGAGGAGTCACGGTTGCGCAAGGCAATGCCGAGATGGGTCACGATCTT
Protein-coding sequences here:
- a CDS encoding thymidylate synthase, which codes for MQQYLDLLAHVMENGSDRGDRTGTGTRGVFGYQMRFDLAEGFPVLTTKKLHLRSIIHELLWFLKGDTNIAYLRDNGVTIWDEWADANGDLGPVYGYQWRSWPTHDGRHLDQIVAVVDSIRNNPNSRRHIVSAWNPALVDEMALPPCHCLFQFYVADGRLSCQLYQRSADIFLGVPFNIASYALLTMMVAQVTGLQPGDFVHTLGDAHIYANHFEQVRTQMTRTPKPLPFMKINPDVKDLFSFKFEDFELVGYEADSSIKAPIAV
- a CDS encoding DUF2853 family protein — protein: MTDYLANVRKYDSGADEAIVKKIVTHLGIALRNRDSSLVSCTDPEELGRVKEKWCGKKLGITGDAADKAVEAVCKAMADDRTKSRVTFYYLTAKELGKLGALA